From the Rhea pennata isolate bPtePen1 chromosome 1, bPtePen1.pri, whole genome shotgun sequence genome, the window ATTCATTGACAACATCTCCAGACAAAGGGTGGACATGACTCCTACCATCCCTATTGCAATAATTGTGGATGCTGGAGGTGGACACGGAAGAACAACTACAGAAAGCAGCCAGGCCTTTGCATCCTCCCCAAGTACTATctcctgctgaagctgctgGAGGCAGAGTTCTGGGGTGACAGACCACCCAGTGGTCTGACCCACAGAGACTTTCTTATGCTCATGTGACATCCCGAATTTGATGGAGGACCAATGTTGCCCTTTTTGACCTGGATAAAACATGAGGTTGTATTttgtcaggaagaaaaatccGTAAGATGTGCCTAGTATGTTGGGGAGCAGTCCTGAGTGTGCGTGAAGCCCTGCTGCCCTAACCACAAAAGAAACACAGTCCTGGGAGCAGTTTCTTGGCCAGGAAATCCCAGCTTACTTTTTCAATAAGTAACATAGCAACACAAATGCAGTTATTCagcattgcattgcattgctGTGGTGGCATCTCCCTTTGGTTTCTGTCTTTCAGATAAAGTTCTCTTACGGAATCCATGCTTCCCTACATTTGTGACAACATTCATATTAAGTGCTTGACCGGACTTCccaatttgctttaaaaacaaagcagagaactCAAACAGATAAAATTTGGCTGCCTTGTCTCaaatttgttattatttctatCTGCTTGCAGCAAATTCTGATGCAGAAAAGCCTGCCTGGAAAGGTCCtcaagaaaacatctgtttcattcctctgctctgcagcagtgtgaAATACAGCTACTGTTAAATATTAATCTCATTTGTTCTTTAAAACCTCCAGTGAATGTCGTGCTGCTTCACTGCCCTCAAAGTTTTTTCAAAGTATCCGACACAAACCTTCCCTGAAGGAGCCAAACTCGGCCCTTGCCCTACCCTTATATTAGGAAATGTTAATAGCAATgttgttcttctctttcctggGTGGGGTGGCgtggaggggggaagaaaaaaaaaggggggggggcaaatCTAACTCACGTTTGTTAGAGGCCGTACTTCTCATCTGAGTTGCGATGCTTCTGCGCGCACCTTTGCTGGTGCGACAAACCCAGGTGCCCTCACCGGCCTCACCAGTGCCGGCAGCGGAGAGGGTTAGCCTGGGCACTTCGTAGGCCGTGCTGTGATAAAGCTTAATGGCAAAAtgggattttctttccttttttttttttttcctctatcccCCCTCCCCTGGCAAATCATTTGGTTCCCCCCGACATCTCATTCAGCTCCTTCAGTCTAACCATTATGGTTCTGACCTGGTCTTGTTCAGTACATTAATAGTTAAGGAGTTATCAGAGGTAAAATAAAGTGAGAGGTTTACATAACATAACGAAGCAAAGACTTCAACCTACGAATTTTACATGAGCTATTTCACGCCATGTGATATATTTCAAAGTTTGTATTACAAAATGATGATTTTACGAAAATTATCTTCTTAGTATAGTGCAGAATTCACTAAAGACTAAACAATGGATAGTTTAATACCTCTGGTTGCCCAACACCGAGTTGTTTTCTGTAGTCCTAAAAAACAATCAGTAACCTTAGAGAGGTCTTATAGCTCCCTCTGGTCTCCAGAGATGATAAACTCTGAATTTGCCTGTAAATGCTTTAATTATGCACAGTCCTTgccatgaagaaaagcagaagagtgaCAGGTGAGACCGTAGGAAACCAAAGAGCATGGAGTTAAAATTGTTCCATTTGCAAAAGCTTACTCCAAATCAGCTTTTCACACTAGCTGTGGTGACCCTTGTGGGCAGCCTGCACTCGTGTGCCACGGGTCACACTAACCCTGTGCTGCTGGGCATTGGCATCTGTGACAAACAGCAGAATAACACCCTTGTGCCTCTGAAATGGTGGCTGAAAGGCTAAAGAggaatttcctttttccctgtgTCCAGGGTACTGCTTGGAGCCCAGAGCCTGGGCATCTGCCCCCTCACACTCTGAGTCCAGTTCTTTATAGCCCTCTGCCCTCCTAGGGACTTTTCCCCTGTATATTTTCAGGTTGAGCTCTGGACCCACTTCAAGAGTATAGAGCTGGGTTATTTACAGAAGTCGCATGTTGCTGCCCACTGGCTCTGAGGAAATTGTAAAGATCTGCAACATTTGCAACACTGGaatacaacatttatttttatttgaattctcAGCAAACCTAAATTTGCACCCAGATCCATCCACattgaaaaacacttttcaaaataaagtttataATCCCCAATCCAATTCACTTCCTAATTAAAAGTTGGGATTCCTGACAGAAGGACAGATGCTGACATGTGATGACATGTATGCCTTCTACGGCACTTGCAGTGTTCCCAATATAGAggatttctgctgcttttttacCCTCTAGATTTTACTAACCATGCCACTGCTGTGGGCTCCAGGGCTAAGGAGACCAAAACaagtgtattttctgttttccttgtgaGGCTGGCCACAGGAATAATCAACTAATGCAGAAACATCCAAAGATCAAAGACTCAGAGAGAAGTCTCTTCATTGCCATGTAGCCAGCATAATCAAGAGGAAAGAAGGCGTTTAACTTTGGGgaccttttcctcctttttcgATGGGTGGATGGGGACGGAGACAGGAACAGTACAACTTGTACATCTGCATCTAGGGGACACGCAGTCAGCCCCAAATTCAGCCCCAAATGGGAGGAGGTGAATCCTTCCGAATCCAACATTTAAACACAACCAGCCTGTTCCCATCTTCCTTTTAAAGGTCCTGAGCTCTTCTAGTTCTTGACAGTCCCTGGTATTCTCTGGTAGGCACTGCTGAGCTCACCCCTGGGCAATGGCCTGTTCCCTCTGCCAGATGAGTGGGGACAGATGAGGATGGGGTGGGGGTCACTGGATGCTGCAGCAAGTCCTTTATTCATGCTGCCAGCACATGCTCACCAGGAAACCCTGGAGGAATTGGTTTTGAAACTACAATCACTATCGGGTTAGCCTATGAAACATTAATTTTCCTCAGATGTTCCTGTCTCTCCCCAAGTTGTGAGAAGACCAGTCCATCTGTAAAGAAGCTCTGGGAGGGGGTTCACTGATGAGCTAGAACCCATGCCTCTTAAAGTACTGGGCTCGCCTAATAACATTATTGACATAGGAGTTGTCTCCATGGCATGGGTCTTCATCATAGACCTGGACATTGCCAACCTTTGAATGATAGCTGCAGATTCCCcctggaagaaatgaaaagtagttattaatatttttggcttataaataaatagtatCAGTTTAAATGTAGAAATTCCTAGCTAAAAGAGCAATGCATTTCATTGAATCTATAAAACGGCTTGGTAAATCACTGATTTTGTCTTAATTGTTAAAAAGTGTCTTAATttgcaaaatctgtatttctattATGAAGGAATCCATGACTGTCTATCTCCAAATGTGGATGGGAATGGCATACTGGGCCCAGAAAATGCAGTGGCAGAGCAAGAATTAATATTGCATAAACCAGTAAAACGCAGATAATACGGATTACAAGCAAATGTGGATCCCAAGCCTTCTCAATACAGTCTAGTAGCCTGCCATGACAATCCTGTGCTGTTGTAGTGCCTTAATTCCTATCTTTCCTGGTGGTTTGTGCATCTGTTTTTACCTCATTTATGCACTTAATAACCATTTCCCTTGTGGGACGAAGAGTTGAGAGGATgactcaaaacctgcctgtgTCCGTTGAGCACAACagcatgtttttcctttaaagagagCCTGACTCAGGCTGTCCATCAGCTGTGGGCCAGTAACTGCACATTTGGGGTGCTCCACAGACTTTTGTTGCTAAATTCGAGTGGAAGCCTGCTGAGGCTCTATCCGGCCTTCTTCCCAAGCCTGAAATGGGTGTAGATGTGCCCGGCTATAAGGCACCgtgctctgctcttcccttcaGGCCAGGTCTCTAGGTCATGGCAGTATATTCAGCTCCCAGACTGGGCTCATTTCCCACTGGTTGCAGGAAAGCTGTCATGCAGCTTATGCCCCCATATAGTTTCTGGATGCAGATAGAAACATGAGAGTCCTGTGGACAGGGCTTTTAGCTGGGAGGCTGCATCTACATACAGTCTGGTTGGTGGTCTGCTGTTTTGggattgtttcttttaaactagaaaactcttttttttttttttttttttggtaagagtTGCTGTAAAATCTGCCAGCTTGATGCTGttgtcctttaaaaatgacaCCAACGGAGGCAGAGGGCTCTGCTATACtgtaatataaaaaacaaataatcatCTTATGTTAATTAAGTGTTATTAGAAACTTCCTTACGATATTTAAGAAGTACACACaatttgggaaaaaagaaaaacactaacAGAACagtgtacagaaaataaaactgaatctACATCAGCATGAAAATTTCTTGGTGTGCACACTGAAACATGAACCACAAACCAAAGTACCAACAGGGTTAAATAAAAAGggctattaatttttttctgatttaagaaTCTCAGCTATTAACATCTTGAAGGTGCAGCTAATGCAACTTTCCTCTTTGTTTCTGCACCTGACCTTGAGAGCATCCCTTTCCAATATATAGCAGATACTGTACCTCTCAGCTGCTGTTCCTGGGTCCAGGTAGGATATCTTGCCCGAACTTCATTAATCGCCAGAACTAGGATATTTGAACATTGATTTATGTGTTCTTCACTATCCCAGCTTCCATAAAGGTTATGATGCTGTCTATCAATCTAGGAAAGTCaaataagaaaatcagtttCCATCTGAACACAACTAGCACTACAGCTTCCTTCAGGTTTTCATACTCCTAGGCCATCATTCAAGTAAGTGACCTTATTCAGGATAACACGTAAGCTGAAACTTTGAGGTACTCTTGCAAGGGAATGTATTTAAGTGGTGTCATGAGTATCAGACAGCCATTTGCTAAGATAAAGCCCTGAAATACATAGTACATTACTGTTTTGGAGGCCatgatatttaattttccttctctttctgctgcaCCTGCATCAAGCCAAACTTGCGTCTTCCCTGGTCCCAGCCGTCATTTAAGAGAAGGCCAGCACGACTCTCCTGTGAGATGATGGCGGCGATGAGCGCTGGGTCTAAGCACAGATTTCTGGCTACTCTCTTGATAGGGATCTCATATTTCCTCAGACGTACAATGTCTGTCTCAGCAGCCTTCTTTACTGCATCCATTCCTGTAGCATAGGAAAAAGCAAACTTATGTACCTGCACTTTCGAAATCTTCGCTTTCCAGTTGAACTGGTATGTGAAAGGTgtaattttagttttgaaaaggaaaaggcagcGTCAGGCACAGCCCGACGTTTGAGGAGCGGACACAGCCTGTTGACTTCCAAGCGTGACTGTTGAGCTGCAGGGCCAACATCCTTATTACACCAGGGGCatgcaataaatatatatattacaataCAGTTATCTCCGAACTGGTGACGAGGCGAAGAGGGCACCTTTGGCCACCCACCGGCTGCCGCTGTCTGAGGAGGTGGGACTGCGCATTCGCAgtcctcttctgctgctgcacacTGCTGCAAGCATCGATCGGCATTTGGAAAAGTAGAATTTCAAACCGTGTTTGAAAAACGAGAGCAGGGAACGGTAGTAACGGTTAAGTTGGCAGTCTGTATAGGAAGAGTTTTGTAACCGCTTCTGCAACAGCTCGAGGAGGAGCGGGTGGATCCAGCCTCACCCTTGGGCACCGCGCTCGGGCGCCTGCCGTGGAGGTGCCTACACGGGAGAGAGGTGCCGAATCCCCCCGTTATCGTCCCTGGAGGTCTGGGCAGTACGGTCAGGCAGACCTAAAGAGACGTTCGGCTCACCCTGAGGTGGACACCTCGAGCAGCCCGCTACACAGCGACGCAAAGCGCTAGCACGAGGCAGAAAACGGGCAGAGGAGACGCCCGCGCCCGGGGCACCCAGGGGAGCCCAGGCAGGGCCCTTGGTCTGCCTGCCCTGGGCAGCGCCGCGCGTAACGCTCCTGCGGGATCGGCGGTGATGCCCTGCCGCGCCGGGGTGGCGGAAACGACGCGGAAGGAAAACCGAGCGGTACCTACCGCAGCCCGGGGCTCTGACGGCCGTGCAGGAAACCGCGGGGGCTTGAAGCGCTCTCACATCCCCGTAGCAGCTGTAACTCGCAGATGgagctgaaaaattaaaaaaaaataccccgggggtgggggaggggggtgttAGAAGACACGAGGCCGCGGGGCGACGCCGCAGGGGCGGCCGAGCGCGAAGGCCGCGTCCCGCGCGCCGGCCCCGACGCGGCCCGACCGCGGCCCCGGCTCACCGGTGAGGGCGGCGAGgccgagcagcagcagcggcagcagcgcaGGGCCCATGGCGGCGCGCGGTTCCTCGGGAGCCCCGGGGAGAGCCTGGAAACACATCCGTTGTCGGCAAAGCGTGAAGAGAGATCCGCCACGCCGCCGCCGGGAGAGCCCGCGAGGCCTCCAGCGGGGCGGCAGCCTTcctccgcggccccgccgcccacGAGAGCCTCGGCAGGCAGCGCAAGAAagcgccgcccggcccccggGGCACGTTTCCGTACGCGGGCGTCTGAGGAAGGGAAACGCGTTTTTTTATCTTGGCTTTTGGAAACGTGCCCGCGCTCAAGAATCGAGCGATGCTGCTCTTCACCCTTCGCAAAGAGCCGGCGAGGCGATCCCAGCTTTTTGCTGGTGAAAGAATCCCTCAGCATTAATCCCCACGTTTAATAACGGCAGAAAAATCCCTCGATTTCTCAATAAATGCAGCAGTCGTGCTTACcaaaaaaattcccaaataCCATCAGATAATAGCTATCtgctgttaaaaaacaaaacaaaaaaaaaccaaaataaaacaaaaaaaaaacacaattgcCTCATAGGCATTCCCACCGTGAACCAAGCTCCAGGGAGCTGCGGCTCCGGGAAAGACTCCTGTGTCCTCGGGGAGCTTCCTCGCCTCCGGCCAGGCGCATGCACGGCAGCTCGGTTTGCACTCTGACACCAGCAGCGAGCGTCTGCAAGCCTGGATCGATGCGGCTTGACCCCATCCCTAATAATTTAATCCCTAATAATTTAACAGCGAATGCATATcgggcttttctttttttttttctttttctttttttttgcctcccaTGATAAAAGTCATGGCGGACTCCAGCCTCAAGTCGGAGCAGCGTGACCGTCACGAAACGAACAAAATGCTAAGGCAAAGCAAAACGCGGTGTCCTGCCTCCAAACGAAACCCGTATGAGGGGCTCGAGACTCACCTGCGCTCGGTCGGCCTCCGTGCGAGGCCGGATGCGCGCAGACGAGGTTTATGTACGCGGCGGGGTGGCCCCGCTCCGCGCTCTGGAATGCGAACGCCCTCCTCGCGGGGCGACGCTTACTTTTAAGTGTAGTAAGTCGTATTTAATAAGAGCTTTGAATCCTTACGGTTGCTTTCATCCAAAGATTTGCACAAGCAGCGTTTTGTCCGACTCGGGACAGCTCTGCGAAAGgcaataaatactgtttttccccTACCAGTGATTAAATTGGGGCACAGTAGGTGACTAGCAGAAAAGCATTGCAGTGAGTCAGGGGCAGAGGCCGGGCAGAAATCGCTCCCTTGTCTAGTGCCCTCCTTGCTTCACATCCCCGATCGGTCGGTGCTCGTTTCTGGGGGAGCTTCTGCCTCCTTTCCACAGTGGTTTCGGGTCAGCAAGCTTTTGAGTATCGTGCTTTCGTACGAATTCAAAAAATGAGAACCAAAGCAAAACGCCTCTTCACATCCGTGCCCGTGGCAAGCCTTGCTGAGGAGGGCGACAAGGATACTTTGAGGGCAGATGTAGGGTTTGACTCGCATATTTGGGGAGGCTGGATGCTCCGCGGAAATGAGGAGGAAGGGTACTAACATCTCAGCAGCTGAAGCCTGTTGGGGCACAGAGAGTATCTGTGAGATTTGCACCATGTGGGAGAGAGACTTTTCACACACATAGGTCACTAAAAACATTTGAGTCACCACCTGGAGAGGCCAATGCCCTCAGAGCCTGGCCCCTTCcccacatttttctcttccctggaCTCTGCCTAGCATGTGTGGaggctggaaaagaaagattttcttcgAGTAGATTTCTCTTCATTATTCAATACATCACAAATCTGTTTACGGCCTTTGCTCTCCTTGGGGAGACCTTGGGACCTGCTGGGTGGGAAGCACTGTTTTGGCCAGATACTAATTTCAGAGTTAAGAAACAGATGATGGTTATTAGTCTTTACAGTCCTGGAGACCATCAAGTAGGCCTTCTCACCTTAAAATCAATAAATCTGTGAACGCAAATACCATGGACTTATGTCGTGAGTTAGCATGAAGGAGTGAAGCTTCACAGGAAAATCTGGCCCTGTTGTTTAACGAAGGGCAGGATACGGGTTAGAGTga encodes:
- the LOC134140201 gene encoding lysozyme g-like isoform X1, which gives rise to MCFQALPGAPEEPRAAMGPALLPLLLLGLAALTAPSASYSCYGDVRALQAPAVSCTAVRAPGCGMDAVKKAAETDIVRLRKYEIPIKRVARNLCLDPALIAAIISQESRAGLLLNDGWDQGRRKFGLMQIDRQHHNLYGSWDSEEHINQCSNILVLAINEVRARYPTWTQEQQLRGGICSYHSKVGNVQVYDEDPCHGDNSYVNNVIRRAQYFKRHGF
- the LOC134140201 gene encoding lysozyme g-like isoform X2, giving the protein MCFQALPGAPEEPRAAMGPALLPLLLLGLAALTAPSASYSCYGDVRALQAPAVSCTAVRAPGCGMDAVKKAAETDIVRLRKYEIPIKRVARNLCLDPALIAAIISQESRAGLLLNDGWDQGRRKFGLMQIDRQHHNLYGSWDSEEHINQCSNILVLAINEVRARYPTWTQEQQLRV